In the Choloepus didactylus isolate mChoDid1 chromosome 3, mChoDid1.pri, whole genome shotgun sequence genome, TATTATCTTAAGAGACAATACAGATCGCGCCGGAAGCGCTCAGGCGGCGAAGATGGCGGCCGCCGGGGCCGGCCTGGGGCCCGATGCCGGGGACTTCCTGGCCCGGTACCGGCTGGTGTCGAACAAGCTGAAGAAGCGATTCCTGCGGAAGCCGAACGTGACGGAGGCCGGCGAGCAGTTCGCGCAGCTGGGCCGCGAGCTACGCGCCCAGGAGTGCCTCCCGTACGCGGCCTGGTGCCAGCTGGCGGTGGCGCGCTGCCAGCAGGCGCTCTTCCACGGGCCCGGGGAGGCGCTGGCGCTGACCGAGGCCGCCCGCCTCTTCCTGCTTCAGGAGCGCGACGCGCGCCAGCGCCTGGCCTGCCCCGCTGCCTACGGGGAGCCGCTGCAGGCCGCTGCCAGCGCCTTGCGCGCCGCCGTGCGCCTGCACCTCGAGCTGGGCCAGccggccgccgccgccggccTGTGTCTCGAGCTCGCCGCCGCCCTGCGCGACCTGGGCCAGCCGGCCGCCGCCGCCGGACACTTCCAGCGAGCCGCCCAGCTCCAGTTGCCCCAGCTGCCTCTGGCCGCGCTGCAGGCGCTCGGCGAGGCCGCCTCCTGCCAGCTGCTGGCCCGCGACTACAACGGGGCCTTGGCGGTCTTTACACACATGCAGCGCCTCGCGCGGGAGCACGGCAGCCACcccctgccgccgccgccgccgccacagCCTCCAGGACCGCAGCCGGGCCTGCTCCCTCCTAATGCCGTCTCCGGAGCGCCTGCTTCCGCGGCGCTAGGCGCCTTCTCGGACGTGCTGGTCCGCTGCGAGGTGTCCCGcgtgctgctgctgctcctcctgCAACCACCGCCCGCCAAACTGCTGCCCGAGCATGCCCAGACCCTGGAGAAGTACTCCTGGGAGGCTTTTGACAGCCACGGGCAGGAGGGCAGTGGCCAGCTTTCCGAGGAGCTCTTTCTGCTACTCCAGTCTTTGGTCATGGCGACGCACgaaaaggacacagaagccatCAAGTCGCTGCAGGTGGAGATGTGGCCGCTGTTGAGTGCTGAGCAGAATCATCTTCTTCACCTCGTTCTGCAAGAAACCATCTCCCCCTCTGGACAGGGGATCTGACCAATCCCATTAACCCAATGACTTTTTTCCTGTTGTCAAACCTCATGCATGCTCCTTTGCATTTGGGGGAGAACAAAAGACATTGATCCTCATTCTACGTTTATGTTATGTTACATTGTCATCATAGGAATAAGGGTCTGTATCCCAAATGCTTATTTCCAGAATAGTAGgagaacaataaaaatttttatttttattaggatGGAGTTAGAGGACGTGGTCCTCTTCCCAAAACCTGGCAACATAAAAATGAGAATCCCTTTCATCCTCTACCCAACTGCCCCTGCCCATCTTTGTTTAATAGGGGGTGTTTTATTTTGCTTAGCTCTTTAAATACTAATACTTGGGCTATATGGTTTTATCGTGACTCTGATTTCAGAAAAGGGTTAACCTAtttttttatgaatatagattgagaaattctaaataaaatgttagCAAATTGGATCTAGCtaagtttttaattattaatatataactGGAGGAGGTTTTTCCAGAAATGTAGCACACTGGCGTGCTGGAGCTCGCTTGTACTGGCTTGTGAGAGCTGActgtgcacatctcttcccacTTCTGCATTCAGTGACAGCCCAtcagtagcttgaaatcagccatgatgGGAGTATGTATGCTTTGGAAATCAGCAAACACTACAAATTAATGATTTTCTCCCTAATTgccctgtggtaggttgaattatgtacctgagaaaaacatgtttttaatcgtaatccattcctgtgagtgtgaactcttgtaagtaggaccttctaaAGATGTTatttgtggccaactgaatctggaagggtcttaatcctattactggaggctttagagagaaggccacagggagaaaggCACCAGGGAGAAGAAGcttggaagtcaaaggaacccaggAGAGAGAAGATGCTACCATATGCATTGACATgtgatgaaaaagccaaggaccaaagaatCACCAGGAGTGAGGCCCAGAATGCCAGTGTTCcaggaaaaagcatcaccttgctgacatctcaattttgaatttctcctagcctcaaaaccaataactccccattgtttaagccaacccattgtatggtatttgtcattaAAACTGATATgtgccttcaaaaaaaaaaaaaaaaaaagagacaatgatttaaaatttcaatGTATGTAGcataaaaaaaacacattatgacAATTAAGCAAAGTAAGAAACAGGTAAGTATTGTTTGGCATATTcgcagaaatatttttaaactattaattAAAAGAAGGctcatttctcttataatttttgtctggaagaaagaatgagaataaaatatatgaatacaaaGCCATACAATGGCAACTAGGTAGAGAAGGCATTATTGTAATATATAAGTTTACAACAGATGCTTCCATGCCTTATTTCTCCTAAGAGAATTAGTTCAACAAACAACTCCTGAAAAGGAGAATTTTCTGTATCATATGACCAACTTCACTCTCTTAGTCTTAGTCATGAAATTATTGAATAACAGATTAAATCTTCAATCAGATGTCATCTCTTAGGAAGTTGGAACTAGAACACTCAGAGACTTAGCAAGTACATGGAGGGACATAAAATCACCTTCCCTATGACTTGTATCTGAATTACTAAAAAGAGCATTTGTGGATACAGTTAAGATCCACTCCCATGGCTGAGGATACTGACAGTGTCCTGGTTTCTACACTTCCACACTGGTTCAGCATTTCCTTCGATTTTGCAAGGTATGCCTTCTTACATTACACCTGCAATATCTTGAATGACTTTCTAATCCTTGATAttaattctctttaaaaatatttagaattctAAGACAAGTTTGGGTCGAAGTCTATTCTTTGACCACCTTTGCTTTAAAACATATTCGGCTTCATTTTCTcccttaataaaaataatacataatcaCTGTCAagtgataaatatatataacacacttttatatattaaaaaggaaaataaaaatcaaccatAAGTCCACCGCTTATTAAACACCACActtcataaaattgaaataatttattcaatgattattgaataattttttcctcatttcttaaagtttggatattttattttgtttcatgacTATTTACTTTGCTAT is a window encoding:
- the LOC119528637 gene encoding 40-kDa huntingtin-associated protein; amino-acid sequence: MAAAGAGLGPDAGDFLARYRLVSNKLKKRFLRKPNVTEAGEQFAQLGRELRAQECLPYAAWCQLAVARCQQALFHGPGEALALTEAARLFLLQERDARQRLACPAAYGEPLQAAASALRAAVRLHLELGQPAAAAGLCLELAAALRDLGQPAAAAGHFQRAAQLQLPQLPLAALQALGEAASCQLLARDYNGALAVFTHMQRLAREHGSHPLPPPPPPQPPGPQPGLLPPNAVSGAPASAALGAFSDVLVRCEVSRVLLLLLLQPPPAKLLPEHAQTLEKYSWEAFDSHGQEGSGQLSEELFLLLQSLVMATHEKDTEAIKSLQVEMWPLLSAEQNHLLHLVLQETISPSGQGI